One window of the Rosa rugosa chromosome 3, drRosRugo1.1, whole genome shotgun sequence genome contains the following:
- the LOC133737503 gene encoding uncharacterized protein LOC133737503 — MSTIFYAVQCCQCSTMQVKQRKQSSKNNKWTCVVCNQKQSARKVFAESPMARDLRPLVQSSNMSRQFTDEKQHHDLALVSDVHECNTQKRRRTDWTEYLDAEADQRTEMKHEDDERK; from the exons ATGTCCACCATCTTCTATGCCGTTCAGTGCTGCCAATGCTCCACCATGCAG GTGAAGCAGAGGAAGCAGAGCAGTAAGAACAACAAGTGGACTTGTGTGGTCTGCAATCAGAAGCAGTCTGCACGCAAGGTGTTCGCTGAAAGCCCCATGGCCAGAGACCTCCGCCCCTTGGTCCAATCCTCCAACATGTCCCGCCAATTCACCGACGAAAAACAACACCACGATCTTGCCCTTGTTTCTGATGTTCATGAGTGCAATACCCAAAAGAGAAGACGAACTGATTGGACCGAGTACCTGGATGCTGAGGCCGATCAGCGCACCGAGATGAAGCACGAAGATGATGAAAGAAAGTAG